GTCACAGAATCACATActaaaggcaagttctacaggacggtgattcgacccgcaatgttgtatggcgctgagtgttggccgactaaaaggcgacatgttcaacagctaggtgtggcggagatgcgtatgttgagatggatgtgtggccacacgaggaaggatcgagtccggaatgatgatatacgagatagagttgggtagcaccaattgaagagaagcttgttcaACATCATCTGAGATGGTTTTGGCATATTTAGCagaggcctccagaagctccagtgcatagcggacggctaaagcgtgcggagaatgtcaagacaagtcagggtagaccgaatttgacatgggaggagtccgtaaagagagatctgaaggattggagtatcaccaaagaactagctatggacaggggtgcgtggaagcttgctatccatgtgcccgaaccatgagttggtcgcgagatcttatgggtttcacctctagcctaccccaacttgtttgggactaaaggctttgttgttgttgttgttgttgttgttgttgttgtcacaGAATCATATAAAAAGCTAAAGAAAACAAACATTCTTTCATGGGTTGGGCCAAATCAGCCCAACTAGCCCATGGCTCAACCCTAGACTATGCACACACATGAGCAGTCTAAAAAAGAAAAACGAGCAGTCTGCTATTCAGTAGTACTCCCGCTGTTGCGGTGCCATGGGCGCGGACCCGCCATCTCAGCACGGCTGCAGCCTTCTCTCGTCCTTCCTCCACCTCTGCCAACTTCCAAGATTGGCTTCCCATCCACCCTGACTCCAACTCCAGCTTCCTCACAGCAAGGATCAGCCGCTGCAGCCTGCTCGTCTCCTACGCTTCCACCGCTGTCTCGTCCAcggccaaggagaatcccatccctCCGCCCCGTGTATTCCCTGTGTACATCGATGTGCTGCAGGGCTGTGTTTTCGCTTCAGTTCGACAAACCGGGCACGGATTCGGATCGACCAGAGTGAGTTCAAACCCCAGTCTGGATCAATCGATCGGGATCATGGTTCGAAGCCTCTTTTAGTGAATTTGGTAACTATGTTGtataatattttaatcttctcgCAATTCTCATGGGATACTTGGGTAAGATCAAATGGTTTCTCATCCCCCTTTTTTCTTTAACTTTCTGTTGAATAATATTGTAAAGCCACTAACTTTTCTATTTGCAACTAGTACATTCATAGCATGTACATAGATATAATAAATCCAACAAATTTATCAAAAGTTTACCTCTGTTCTTTTGTAACTTCCAATGAGGAGCAGCTTGTCTTCAATAAGTGCACTAGTTATTATCACCTGTAGAATGATAGCAGTCAAACATATTCATGAATTAGTAATTGTATATTTGCATTAGCAGCATTTTAAATGAAGAAACATGGAACAAGGATAGTTGGTCATAGGGCCAACAGTGACTCTGTGTAGCACATCAATACTTTTATTGGTTTATCTAGCAATCTTATAAGCCTATAAGGGACAAACCTTCCGTGGTCCAGCACTGTGCAGGGTATTGCAAGCTTTCAAGCCATCTTGTTCGGAGGTAATTCTGCATGTACACATTCAAATAGGAAAGAAAACAAATATTTGACCAATGTATGAGAGTACCAAAAAAATGATTTTGTCTGTGTATAGATTTATTGTTATTGTCAAATAAGCATGAAAAAGATATTTCATGCAGAAACTAAGCCATATGCCCTCACCGAAGTATACCAGTTTACAGAATGCCCACTACAGCCCCCCcatcccaccccaccccacccacccATCCTTTAGTTCTTACGTATCACCTGTATATAGGTCACCCAGTTGTGACTGAATTTCAAATCATTGCACCCTAATCCACACATTGCCCCTTGAGTTAAAGATTAACTATAGAACCCAAAAATGGTAGAAAAATTGGACTACTCAGGCCAAAATTAGCAGTATATTTTTTTTTCCTGGAAGTGCTAAATTTGAATTTATATGGAATCTGATACAGAACAGAAGTATGGCGGATTGACGGGGTATATGACAATAAAGAGATTAGCTCTCATTTTCCTTTTCCAAAAAGAATAGAATGAATACCTTAATCCTGTGAGTAGTTCAACTTCAAATTGGTTTGGTGTAAGCATTGAAGCAACTGGGACAACCTGGAGATTATTTGATGAGAAAAAAGAATACATTACGATGAGCACAGAGCATTATGAGCATTAAACACATTTGAAATTACACTGTCCTATCATGTAATTTCCATGCCATAGCTCAAtgagtaaatgggagaagttaatTGAACGAAACACAGAACACACTGCGCATGACTGTTCGACTAACTTCTAAAGGGGAAAGGAGATGCAGCTGCCTATATGTACTGTTTTATTGAAAAAATGTAAACCTTCAGTCTAGGGAATGGATTTGCTTATTGAAGAGTAATGGATACTGGAGTACAGTAAAACTTGCAGGGTCTTTTTTTTGTAACATGCTAACTAGCCTTACAATAAGTAATTCCCAGCATTTTTTATATCATAAAAGATAACTTTAGCAAGTTGAAATGGGCTAAATCACCTTCTCCTGATAAACAGATACTAAATCCTGAGGAACATATAGTTTGCCTTCATCACCTAGAACCGGGTCGCAAACTGCAGAGCGTTTGTGGACATGCATTAGCAAATTCTATTTAGAATTTGTTTATGACATAATTCCCCATAAGATTTTGTACAACAGAACTGACCATATAGATAATGGAGATGAGAAAAGGTTACCGTATATAAGATCAGGATTGACCGATCGTAATTTGTCGACGACTTGTAGCACTGTATTTAAAAAGGAAACAGAGCCGATGTAACCTGAATACCAAGAAATAGCATGTTACTTCGACAAAAATAAACAAATAGCGTGTTGTTTTGTGTATAAAGCATTATGTTTGATTAAAAAGAGATGATGATTAATGGTCTGCCATTGAAGACCAATCAACTTGCTTTTTACATGAAGGATGGGAAATCCCAAATTGAAGAAGTCGTAATGGTCATTCACCTGTTAACAAATGTGTATAGTGCAATAATTCATTTTCCTCCAGTCCTTCAATAAGATCCCACAGCTGATTGCCATTGAGAACCTGTCCTCTAAATTTTGGGTATCCTGAGATAACACATAGTGGAAAATATTTAGGCGTGCCAGACATATTGCACATTTTACCGAATAGCCCAATTATATACCTGTATGATTAGAAAACTGTACAGAGTTTATCGGATCCACATCAAAACCAAGGAGTTGCAACGGAAAGACAGCAGATTTGTTGCCAACGTAGCCCTAAATTAAGGAAAAGCAGCATTAGTAGAGGACATAAATAAATCAAATCAAACATAAGGTTTTCAGTAATTTACTAGTACTCCTGATTTCCGAAACAATGCTATGCACAGTTATTATTGTACACTAAGCAATCCCCAAGTATGATCATATGTGAGCCATACAACAACTGCATTCACTAGTAAGCAACCACACGACTTGGTGACACTACACAATGGGAGACAATCATGATGACGGTGTGCAAGCagcacggcatgcatgcatgtctGATATGAActgaataataaaaataataattcagtCATGGAGCACTTGCAAATGACTTAAGTACATCTGGTGTTCTCGGCCTAGCCACCGAGATCTTAGAACCCGCAAAACACTAGATTTGCTCCCAAACCCAGACTATCGTACCATACAGCCGCCAATTGCTCGTAGATGCAGGTAGTTAAGCAAGATCATGGCAGATGAACAGAGGAGAGAGAGGGTGGTGTGGCACCTGGACGGTGTGGGACTGGATGCTGAGCACGCGCCCCGTATCAGACGGCAGTGCAACGGAGAGGATCGGCGGCCGTGCCATCGCTGGATGCACCGCCCCTCCACTCGTCCCCCGCCGCCAACCAGGCCCGTCCCTGCGAAATCGCAGCAGCACAAAGGCAAGCAAAGCTGGTCAGacacaggagggagaaggagaggccAAATTGTTCTCTTTTACTCCGGTCTTCCACCATTAATCCAACCTAACCAATTGACTAATCGGCAGCGGAATATCTTCGGAGATTTGGAGGTGGACTACGCAACTACGGGTCTCCACAGCTACTACTTTTTtatattaataattaattaatcgaCAAGATTATCTTTACCCACCTGGAGGAGAAAGGAGTGGATGGGATCCACCGTCCCCACGAGGCGCACGAGCGGGGGAGCGGCGGCAggggcggcacggcggcggcggcgagcatgcGACGGTGAGGAGGGTGGAGGCGGAAGAAGTATGCGTGGGAGATAGACGAGTGGACCAGCAGCGGACGGCGATGGGATCGCACGGCTGACAGTTGACGCTATCGTGGCCGTCCGTGTGGCAAGCGAGGGATAGGATTCCTTCGCTCACGATAGGGtagtttttttattattattaggaGTGCCCGACACTGTGCTGCGATTTTTTAATTAACAGTAATCAATAATCACGTAATTACGAAACTAGGAAagaatctctatctctactacttaaagAGAACCCAAGGTTCTCATTTCACCTTTCTTCTCACCACCCCTTTGTCCAACCTTCCATGTATAGTATGATAATCAATcatcttaatttacttaccttctgaaccaattctattttaatttacttaccaaatttCTAAttaaaatataaggtaattcacagtcagaatttgatgaacatttatttacacaatcgcattattatTGACAAGTAAATCACAAGCTAACACATCGGTGCACCAGTTCAATGTATGTCACAAGTTTTAGCACCAAAGTGACCGTTTACACCAAGTTCAAGCACCACCGGTGTAATTAActctagaatatttatatcccattgcaatgcacgggcattgttCTAGTTATTACAAATTTGAGAAATAGTAAGGACGTTGGGCATTATAGTGTTCAGGTTCGGACGCTAGTATAAGCAGTGTCCAAAGGTGGACGCTATTATCAATCAGGTCCACCattaagggcgtgtttggttgcccgggTTACATTTGGCTGCATCGCATCTAACATGCTGGCTGAGTATGGCCTGGCTGAGCTAATGTAATGGTATAGGGAGATGAGTGTTTGGTTGCTTGTGTACTGTGAGACTGGTCAAGGTGAATATGTGTTTGGTAGGTTGCATGAGCTGAGTGAGATGTTTGCTAAATTGGTCATATTGTTTGCAGCAAATAAGAGAAGCATGTCTTTTTCGGATAAAATTAACACCTAGCCCTTGTTATACAAAGACATACACAAGTAATCATTCACGAGAATCATGTACGTCATAGGATGACAAACCATGTTATCTGCCAGAATGTAGCCAGAACCAAATTCAGTCAAAACTTCTTCAGAAAATTTGCCTCCCAAACAATTTTAGAACTTCAGAAAACTCCTTCAATCATCCCATATATATGGAATACTAGATTATCAAGATATACCACTCCATACACAACAAATAAATTTACAACACACTTAATGGATCATTGCTCACGAGGATGTTGACAGGGGACCCAGATGAATAGTAGAAATGAACTATGGGCATGGCGGATCTGGATGCTGCTGCCATCCCTCGATCTTGCTCCAACCACCGCCACGATATCCAGATCGCGCAGCGCTCAGGATCACCTCATGATGAGCCTACGGTCGCTGCTCGTTGCGGGATCCACTCGCCAGCCCTCGACATCAAGGAGTCGGTTGACTCTAGTTTGGGCCTTTCATCCCCTCAGACACCTCTCCACGGCCGCCTCTGCCTTCCTCCTCATCTCTCACTCACTTTCTCAAGGGCGCATCCCTTCATCCCCACATGCATCACCTCTACCTCATCCCCTCGTCCAACTCCTGACAGTCAAACTAGGTTGCGCCATTGTGGTGGTGAGTCCGACGGAGGTGACAACCCCTCTCTCGTCTCTCCATCGCGGTCTTCACATCTCGTCTGTTCCTCGTCCCAGCATTGCTCGCAGCATCAATCATCGCCAGCTAACATGAACATGCAAGGAGTAAATATCACAACCTTACATTGATCTACTACAAACTATGCAAAGTTGAATTTTCGCAACCTATCAGTTCTCCTAAACAGACCTATTTGCAACAATACCACCACATGAATAGAAACAAAATCATCTACATATTGTTTGCTTACAAGTCATTGAATCAATTGAACAGAGGAAATAGAAGAGGGGAAACGGGTATACACTGTCGTGGACTCCTCCCCTCGCGACCGTGTCGCCCACGCGTGCGACCAGCCGCGCGTCGAACGCCTCCTCCACCAGccctccccctttccccttcctcccGGCCGTCGTCGCTGGTGAAGGCGGCCCCCTGACCTTCTCCTCCCGGTAGCTCTCTGGCGCGTGGCGGAGCTGCACCGGGGGTGCTCCTAGGCGGCGACGGATCGGGTGGCGGCGGTGTTCCCCGGCGCGGCGCGAGCGGGCGGCTGGACAACATTGTCGTcgttggcggcggggtggcgcagcggcgcgacctggcggcggttgatgacccacaagtataggggatctatcatagtccttttgataagtaagagtgtcgaacccaacgaagaccataaggaaatgacaagtggttttcagcaaggtattctctgcaagcactgaaattatcggtaacagatagttttgtgataagataaatcgtgacgggtaacaagtaaataaagtaagtaaggtgcagcaaggtggcccaatcctttttgtagcaaaggacaagcctggatgaactcttatataaagcaaagcgctcccgaggacacatgcgaATTACCGTCAAGTTAGTTTtcgtcatgctcatatgattcgcgttcgttacttcgataatttgatatgtgggtggaccggtgattgggtgctgcccttccttggacaagcctcccacttatgattaacccctctcgcaagcatccgcaactacaaaagaagaattaaggtaaacctaaccatagcatgaaacatatggatccaaatcagccccttacgaagcaacgcataaactagggtttaagcttctgtcactctagcaacccatcatctacttattacttcccaatgccctcccctaggcccaaataatggtgaagtggcatgtagtcgacgttcacataatatcactaaaggaaagacaacatacatctcatcaaaatatcgaacgaataccaaatgcacatgattacttataacaagacttctcccatgtcctcaggaacaaacgtaactactcacaaagcatattcataatcataatcagaggactattaattatcattaaggatctgaacatatgatcttccacctaataaaccaactagcatcaactacaaggagtaatcaacactactagcaacccacaggtaccaatctgaggttttgggaccaagatcgaataaagagatgaactagggtttgagaggagatggtgctggtgaagatgttgatggagattgacccccctctcgatgagaggatcgatggtgatgatgatggcgatgatatccccctcccggagggatgtttccccggcagaacagctccgccagagccctagattggttctgcccaggttccgcctcgagacggcggcgcttcgtcccgaaagcttccttctgattttttccaggtcaaaacacacaaagatgggcaccggaggccttctagggggcccacgaggtcgggggcgcgccctccacccttgtggctggctggtggcccccctctagttctttcttcgcccaatattttttatatattccaaaaacatgctccgtgaagtttcaggacttttggagttgtgcggaataggtctctaatatttgctccttttctagtccagaattccagctaccagcattctccctcttcatgtaaaccttataaaataagagagaaaagggcataagtattgtgatataatgtgtaataacagcccataatgcaataaatgtcaatataaaagcatgatgcaaaatggacgtatcagcggtgctcggcccagatctgggccctacgggtgtcggtgtcaaaaccggtggatctcgggtagggggtcccgaactgtgcgtttgaggatcgaaggtaacaggagacagggacacgatgtttacccaggtttgggccctcttaatggaggtaataccctacttcctgcttgattatcttggatgaatatgggttacaagagttgatctacctcaagatcgtaatggctaaaccctagatgtctagcctgtatgattatgattgcctctacggactaaaccctccggtttatatagacaccgggggggctagggttgtatagagtcggtttacaaagagaggaatattcatatccaaacgccaagcttgccttccacgcaaaggagagtcccatccggacacgggaggaagtcttctgtcttgtatctgtcatggcccatcagtccggcccacgtcacatagccaggatgctcgaggaccccttaatccaggactccctcagtagcctctgaaccaggcttcaatgacgatgtgtccagcgcgcagattgtcttcggcgttgcaaggcgggttcttcctccgaatacttcaaagtagtcctcgGACACAGAAAACATGTCCGGCTCTGCGAAACCACATACAACCATAACAGGATAcaatatttaacaagtcccatctactgacaacttttggtGGCGGGACGTTACGTCCCCTGCCTGGTTATTATTTCAAACCGTCTTTCAGCCTCTCGCTCCATGTTACGAGACGCGgtctttattggcacatcttgtcaaaacagagaccgggcccccttatcacgggattcctaTTAAcatgggcgtgggtaatccaaccgtgccatttgcacaatcccttgggaataggcgagctttaaggcccgtgaggaggcgtttgatataccacgcctttataaaggggtacagacccgtctttctccCCACGCCTATCCCTTCCTCAGCCTTTCCACCCTTAAGCTCCTGCGCCCAGGTCTCGATTTCTTTCATTGCTACCAAGCCTTCTAGTTATGTCCGGATCCAACTCCCAAGgaaggtggatggcctcctcgatCACCGAGGAAGATATCGCGAAGCTCCAggaggcgaggtacctgactgcggaaatcccccacaggctccctGTCAAGGGGCAGGTTATCCCCGCAccaaaatccggcgagagggttgtattcatctctcacttcctctgcgggctagggtttgctctccaccccttcgttcgcggccttatgttctattatgggctagattttcacgatctagcttcggactattttcttcacatctcggagtttatcgtcatgtgtgaggcttttctccgcatccctccacacttcggcctatggctgaagaccttcaatgtgaagccgaagatagtcgacggggagcaggcagagtgcggcggtgccatggtgagcaagcttgccaacactatctggccaaaaggcaccttcacgggaacctccaacttatggcagcgggagtggttctatatcatcgaACCCCCGCGGTACCAAATGGGCGGCCACACCAgcattccgatctggccctccactGCAACTCGCATCGTGGATTAATAAAGGGCTAGACAGGGAATCAACTGACAACGTGCAGACGCTACAAAATCGTATCCAAAGCATCCTCGACAAGAACACCGGCCTCattaacgtgatccaggtgatgctaatccgccggatcctcccgtgccagcgacggcctctctgcatgtgggagttcaatccagaaggaccgcgaacccttcagcaattcttcggcacaacgcacagaGGGATGTGAAAACTATTCTTCAAGACTCAAAAGTAATGGCCGGACAcatccgaggacatcggcctcaactgcaaccatccggatacctcggtaagcacccaATTTCTGAATGCAACTCGGTTGATTATCTCATA
This window of the Triticum aestivum cultivar Chinese Spring chromosome 5D, IWGSC CS RefSeq v2.1, whole genome shotgun sequence genome carries:
- the LOC123119489 gene encoding pyridoxal kinase, whose amino-acid sequence is MLAAAAVPPLPPLPRSCASWGRWIPSTPFSSRDGPGWRRGTSGGAVHPAMARPPILSVALPSDTGRVLSIQSHTVQGYVGNKSAVFPLQLLGFDVDPINSVQFSNHTGYPKFRGQVLNGNQLWDLIEGLEENELLHYTHLLTGYIGSVSFLNTVLQVVDKLRSVNPDLIYVCDPVLGDEGKLYVPQDLVSVYQEKVVPVASMLTPNQFEVELLTGLRITSEQDGLKACNTLHSAGPRKVIITSALIEDKLLLIGSYKRTEEQPPEQFKIEIPKIPAYFTGTGDLTTALLLGWSNKYPDNLEKAAELAVSSLQALLRRTVEDYKRAGFDPASSSLEIRLIQSQDEIRNPRVTCNAMKYK